Genomic window (Candidatus Desulfarcum epimagneticum):
CCGAATCGCCGATCCCGAAGACGACCTGCGCCGCTTAAAGCGGCTCTACGTCCGCGCGGTGTCCTTCTCCCTGAACCACCGGTTTCTGCTGGTGGGCGTCACCCTTCTGGGCCTGGTCTGGGTCGGCTATATGATGGCTTCCAAAAAGGTGGAGGTCGAGATGTTTCCGGAGGTGGATTTTGATTACATCTACATCACCATCGAAACCCCGGCCGGGACCCATGTGGACATCACCGACTCCATCGCCCGGCGGGTGGAGCGCATTGTGGCCGAAAACGCGCCGGAGGCCACCCAGGTCGTGTCCACGGTGGGCGCCCGGGGCCAGAGCGCCTATGAGATCAACGTGGGGACGGGCGGGGAGAGCCACTGGGCCGAGGTCACGGTGGAGCTTCAGGACGGAAAGGAGTTTAAACGGGCCTCGCACAAGGAGATTCAGCGTCGTCTGCGCCCCTTTCTGGACGCCATCCCGGGCGCGCTGATCCGCTTCAGGCCCCTGCAATGGGGGCCGCCCACCCCGGCCCCGGTGGTGGTGAACGTCATCGGGCCGGAGATCGAGGTCCTTCGGGGCGCCGCGGCCCGAATCAAAAAAATCCTGGCCGGCCTTCCCGGTGCCATTGACATTCGGGACGATTTTTCAGACGCGCCGCCGGAGCTTAATGTTCGCGTGGACCGGGCCAAAGCGGCCCTTCTGGGGATTTCCATGGAGACCGTGGCCATGAGCCTGCGGGCGGCGGCGGCCGGTCTGGACGTGCGGGAAATCCGGGACGAGCTGGACGTGTCCCGGACCTATGATCTGAGAATCCGCTACGCGCCTGAATTCCGGACCGGCGAGAACATGCTGGAAAACTTCAGGCTCCGGTCGGACTCGGGCGCCCTGGTTCCCCTCGCCAACATCGCGGAGTTTGAAAGATCCGCCGGAATCAGCGAAATACGGCATGTGGACCGAAGGCGGGTGGTGAGAATCACGGCCCAGAACGAGGGGGTGTCGGCCGTGGAGCTGGCCGGGAAGCTGAAAGAAAAACTCAAGTCCCTGGCGCTTCCCGAAGCGTACACATTGACCTTCGGCGGCCACCAGAAGGAGACCGAGGAGTCTTTCGGAAGCCTGAAGCTGGCCTACATGATCGCCTTTATCCTGATTTTCGCCCTTCTGGTGACCCAGTTCAACTCCTATCTCCAGCCCTTCGCCATCATGACCGCCCTGCCCCTGTCGGTGGTGGGCGCCGTTTTCGGCCTCTGGGTCACGGGAAATAAATTTTCCATCATGAGTTTCGTGGGCCTGGTGGGCCTGACCGGGATCGTGGTCAACGACTCCATTGTTCTGGTGGACTGCGTCAACCGGATGCGGAAAACGGGCCTGAACATATTCGACTCCATCGTGGCGGCCGGCCGTCAGCGGCTTCGCCCCATCATTTCCACCACGCTTTCCACCATCGGCGGAATTCTCACCCTCACCCTCATCGACGAGCTGTGGGCGGGGCTGGGGGTGGTGATTATTTTCGGGCTGGCCTTCGCCACGGTCCTGACTTTGATCGTGGTCCCGGTGATGTACTCCATCTTTGAGGGCCTGGGCTACCATATCGTGTCGGCCCTTAAGGGGCGGCGGTGGGACTCCGTTCCCGAAGGCGCCGGCTTTTTTTACACCCGGGGGCGAAATTCCAAATTCTGGGCGATGGGGATTCTTTTGATCCAGGTCGCCTTTTTCATCGCGGGCGGCGCCTATTTTTTTCCGGAATTTTTTTCTTTTGTGGGCGGCGCCGTTCACCGGGCCCCCTCCTTTCTGAAACTGGGGGTGGAGGTCGTGGTGTTTTACATCGGCGCCCTTCTCCGCCTGGGGGGCATTCTTTTGATTCTTCTGGCGCCGGGGGCGGCGGGGCTGCTCTATTTAATGGGACGCAAGGCCCGGGAAGGGTATTACGTGGACCTTCTTCCCTCCGGCCTGACCCTGTGCCTGCCGGCGGAAAAGCTTTTCATCCCGGGCGATGAGATTGAAAAGATCAAATATTCCCGTTTTTTTTGCAGGATCGTCATCCGCGCCGGGCGGCGAAATTTTAAGATACGAAAGGTCCTGCCGGGCCGCGCCGCGCCCGGGGCCCTGTCTTTGCGGACGTGGCTGATGAAGCCGGGGCCGCCCAAATCCGAGATTCAAAAAGGCATGGATGAGATGAAAACAAGGCTGGAAGGCATGGTCAAAGCGCGGGCGGGCCTTTCATGAGCTCCATACTCAAGGCGCTGAAAAAAGTTCAGAACGAATCCCCGGGGCATTATGAATTCCGTCCCTGGCCCCGGCGGGACCCGGCTCCCGAGACTTTTTGGGCAAAGCTCAAGGCCCGTTTGCGGCCCGTTTTCTGGGTCCCGGCGGTTTTGATCTGCCTGGCCCTGGGCGCCGGCGCCGTGTGGCTTTCCCGGGACCCGGCCCCGGCCACCCCGGTTTCGGACGCCCCGGCGCCCCTTGCGCCGGTCGGCGCCTCACCCCCCGGGATCGCCGAAGCGCCGCGCGCGGCGGCGGAAAAAAGCCCCGAGCCCCGGATATCGTCCCCCCGGCCCGGGGCGTTTGAGACCCAACCCGCCCCGCGAAACCCCGCCCGCCGGGACCCGGCCCAACGCATTCCCATGCTCAACGATCCCGACATCACCCTCCAGGCCATTGTCTGGGCCGGCGATCCCCGGGACCGGGTGGCGGTCATCAACGGCCGCTTCCTGGGAGAGGGGGATATGGCCGGGGCCTTTCAGGTGACCGGCATTCTCAGGACCGAGGCCCTTTTAAAAGGCCCGGACGGCCGGGCTTTTCGCTTGGCGTACAAGAGCCGCTGACCTTTTATCCTTTCGGCCCGCCCTTGACAGAAACCCGTCTTCACGCTATAATCCCCGATGGATCAAAAAAAACTCCCGCGAAATTCCAAAATTTTACCTGCGGTTTGACGGCGGCGTGGCGGGACAACGCCCCGATGACCGTGAATGACGGTGACCCACATCCATTCTCCAAACCTGAAATACTACGGCGTTCGAAATTTCGACACATTGCCCCAGCTGAGCCGGTTTTCAAAGTCCGACATCGAGGAGATGAGGGCTGTGGCGCAGGTGTTTCCGTTTCGGACCAACCCGTATGTGGTGGAAAATCTCATTGACTGGGACCGCGCCCCGGATGATCCCATCTTCCGCCTCAATTTTCCCCACCGGGACATGCTCAAGCCCCGCGAACTGGGGATGGTGGCGGACCTTTTGGCCCGGGGCGCCCCCAAAAAAGAGATCCGCTGGCATGTCGGCGGTATTTTAAGACGGCTCAACCCCCATCCGGCGGGCCAGAAGGAGCACAATGTGCCCCGGCTCAACCAACGCCTGGTCCCCGGAATTCAGCATAAATACCGGGAAACCGTTCTGGTGTTTCCCCCGGCCGGCCAGAGCTGCCACGCCTACTGCTCGTTTTGTTTTCGATGGCCCCAGTTTGTGAGCGTTTCGGACTGGAAATTCTCCGCCGAGGACATGGACGCGGCTTTGGAATACATCCGCCAAAAAAAGGACATCACGGACATTCTGATCACCGGCGGCGACCCCATGGTCATGCCGGCCAGGCTTCTGGCCCGGCGTGTGGAGCCTTTTCTCGGCCCCGGCTTTGAGCATGTCCAAAACATCCGAATCGGGACCAAGTCCCTTTCCTACTGGCCGTTCCGCTATCTCACGGACCCGGACGCCGACGACATGATCCGCCTGTTTGAAAAAATCGTCCAAAAAAACAAACACCTGGCCATCATGGCCCATTTCAGCCACTGGAAAGAGCTGGACACCCCGTTTGTCCGGCGGGCCATTGGGCGAATCCGCTCCGCCGGGGCCGAGATCCGGACCCAGTCTCCCCTGATTCGCCATGTGAACGATTCCCCCGGGGTCTGGTCCCGGATGTGGCGCATGCAGGTGGGCCTGGGATGCGTGCCCTATTATATGTTTGTGTCGCGGGAGACCGGCGCCCAGGATTATTTTGAGGTTCCTTTGGCCCGATGTCTGGACGTTTTTCAAAAAGCCATTCGGAATGTGTCCGGGCTCGGCCGAACGGTCCGGGGGCCTGTGATGTCGGCTTTGCCCGGGAAAATCCTGGTGGACGGCGAGGCGGAGATCGGCGGCGAAAAGGTGTTTGTCCTTTCCTTTCTCCAGGGCCGGAATCCGGACTGGCAAGGCCGGCCCTTTTTCGCCCGGCGCTGTGACAAAGCCGCCTGGATCAGCGGTCTGAAACCCGCCTTTGGCGAAAAATCCTTTTTTTACGAAAAGGAGCTGGAAGAAATTCTATCCTCCATCGTCTGACGGCGGCGTCACGCAAATTTTCCATGCTTCCCATCCCCCCTGGCAAACCTACCGGCGCCCTCCAGCGCCTCTCCCTTTCCCAAAGACTCCATGCCCAGGGCGAACTCATTTTGCAAGGCGTCATCAATGGACAAAGACCATTGGGCCATGGCGCTGAGCCGGTCGTTTCTCATGCACGCCTGGGGAAACCCGGCGATTTGCCCGGCCAGCTCCTCGGCCGCCTCCCGGGCCTTTCCAAAGGGAGCCACCCGGTTGGCCAGCCCCATCTCCAGGGCCTCTTGGGCCTCCACGGGCCGACCGGTGAGGATCATGTCCATGGCCCGGCTCATGCCGATCAGCCGGGGAAGCCGGATGGTTCCGCCGTCAATCAAAGGAACCCCGAAACGCCGGCAGAACACCCCGAAAACCGCTGTCTCGTCCGCCACCCGCATGTCGCACCACAACGCCAGCTCCAGGCCCCCGGCCACGGCGTAGCCCGAAACCGCCGCGATGACGGGTTTTTTCAGGGTCATCCGGGTGGGCCCCAGGGGACCGTCTCCGTCAGGCTCCAGGCGGTGCAGGCGTTTTTCGTCCATGTCGGCCACGGCCTTTAAATCCGCCCCGGCGCAAAAAGAGTCCCCCTCTCCGCATAAAACCGCGACGGAAAAGGCGTCGTCGGCCTCAAACTCCCGAAACGCGTCGGCCAGGGCCTGGGCCGTGGGCCGGTCCACCGCGTTTTTGACCTCCGGTCGGTCGATCACCACCGTCCATATGTCTTTTTTGGTTTCCACCCGCACATTCATGGCGTCCTCCTCCTTTCCGATTTTATGCTTTTCTTCCCTTTCCCGTTGTGATAGCCATGCCTTAACACGGGGCGGGGCAAAACACAAGCGCCCGGCGCCGGGACCCGCCCCCGGCCCGGCCGGCGTGAAAAAAAAGAGGCGCCGCATGAACATCCTGCTTATTTATCCCGATTTTCCGGACAAACGAATCAGCGGCGAGGACATCCTGGCCCCTCCCATGGGCCTGTATTATATCGGCGCCCTTTTGAAAGAGCGGGGCCATGAAGTCCGGGTCCTGAATCTTAACGGGGAAAAACCGTCCCGGGAGGCGCTGAAAGAAAAATTCCGGGCGCTTCGGCCGGACATGATGGGATTTTCCGTGGTCCACGCCAACCGCTGGGGCGCCATCGACGCCGCGGCGCTGGCCAGAGAGGCGCTTCCCCATGTCCGGATCGTTTTCGGGGGGCCGGGGGCCTCTTTTTTGTGGCGGTTTCTCCTTTCCCGTTTTTCTTTCATCGACTTCGCGGTGGTGGGGGAAGGGGAGCGCGCTTTTTCAGAGCTGGTCCGGCGCCTTCAAGAAAACCGCCCTGAAAGCGCTTCGGATATTCCGGGCGTGGCCGGCCGAAGAAACGGCGAAATCGTTTACGGCGGGGAGGCGCCCTTCATAGACGATCTCGACTCCCTGCCCAGCCCGGCCGCGCATTTCACCTTCCGGCATCTGGCGCTGAGCCGGGGCTGCCCGGAAAACTGCGCCTTTTGCGCCTCCCCGAAACTGTGGCGGCGAAAAACCCGGTTTCACTCGGCCGCTTACTTTGTGGACATGCTCAAAACCCTGCGGGAAAAGGGCGAGACTTTTTTTTATGTGTCCGACGACAACTTCACCCTTAAAAAGAACCTGGCCATCGAGGTGTGCGAAAAAATCGTGGACCAGGGTCTGGACATCTCCTGGGCCGCCATTTCCCGGGCCGACCGCGTGGATGGGGAAATCCTGGACTGGATGAAAAAAGCCGGGTGCGTCCAGATCAGCTACGGCATTGAAAGCGGCTGCGACCGAATCCGGAAAAAGCTCAACAAAAATCTCAGAAAAAGCCATGTGGAAAAGGCGTTCGCCATGACCCTTGAGCGCGGAATCATGGCCAGGGCCTATTTCATATACGGCTCCCCGGGCGAGAGCCGGGCGTCCATCGAAGACTCCGTGGACCTGATGAAAAAAATCAAACCCCTGGGCATGATCGCCTACATGCTGGCACTTTTCCCGGGAACGGCGCTGTATGACGATTTCGCCCGAAACATCCCCGACCCGGACGACATGTGGATGGCGCGCGCGGAGGACCTTCTTTATTTCGAGACCGACCCCGGTCTGAGCCGGGAAAGCGTGGTGTCTTTCGGCAAACGCCTCCGGTCCGCGTTTTATGAAAATCTCCCGGGTTTTGTCCGGGATGTCTCCCTTTCAAAACGTCTCTCCCCGGAAGCCCGCGCCGATTTTTACTCCAGGCTGGCCATGACCTTCAGCCACGGGGATTATTCCCAAATCCGGGAGATTCCCCAGAAACAGGAGACCGCCCGAAAACTTTACGAAAAGGCCCTTTCCCTGGCGCCGGACCACCGGGCCTGCCTGGGGCTGGGCGCCATGCTTCAGCAAAAAAGGGAGTTTAAAGGCTCCATCGAAGCGCTTCAAAAGGGCGCGGCCCATTATCCCGCCAGCGAGCCCATTCACCTGTGCCTGGGAATCAGCCTCATGAACGAGGGCCGGTTCCACGAGGCCGCCGCCTGCTTTGAAAAATTCCCTCATTCCCCCCAGGCCGCGTCGTATCTGGAGGAATGCCGGCGGGCCGGGGGCCTGTGACGGTGAATGTCGCGGGGCAGGGGTTTCCGGGCCCGGTTATGGCGAATCCATTCCCTGTTTTTTCCCGCCTGTCCCGCCGCGTGTTCCCGCGTCGCGCCCCATGGACGTCTCACAGTCCGTTTTGATGATGGTTTCCGTCATTGATCATATGACGCCATCAAGGTTTGTTTCTATGCGTCTCTCTGGATGATAAACGGATGCAATTTTTCAAACTCCAGAACCGTGAGCGTGATAATGGCGCCATGCAGCTCGTGGTCTTTTTCCACCACCCGAAACAGCATTTCGCCATATCCAAAGCTTTCCAGTATACATTCCGGTATCAGGGGCTCCGGCGCCCCTTCTGAATAAATCCCTTTAAAGCGGGCGCCTTCTTTGATCCTGGGGTT
Coding sequences:
- a CDS encoding Lysine 2,3-aminomutase, with amino-acid sequence MTVTHIHSPNLKYYGVRNFDTLPQLSRFSKSDIEEMRAVAQVFPFRTNPYVVENLIDWDRAPDDPIFRLNFPHRDMLKPRELGMVADLLARGAPKKEIRWHVGGILRRLNPHPAGQKEHNVPRLNQRLVPGIQHKYRETVLVFPPAGQSCHAYCSFCFRWPQFVSVSDWKFSAEDMDAALEYIRQKKDITDILITGGDPMVMPARLLARRVEPFLGPGFEHVQNIRIGTKSLSYWPFRYLTDPDADDMIRLFEKIVQKNKHLAIMAHFSHWKELDTPFVRRAIGRIRSAGAEIRTQSPLIRHVNDSPGVWSRMWRMQVGLGCVPYYMFVSRETGAQDYFEVPLARCLDVFQKAIRNVSGLGRTVRGPVMSALPGKILVDGEAEIGGEKVFVLSFLQGRNPDWQGRPFFARRCDKAAWISGLKPAFGEKSFFYEKELEEILSSIV
- a CDS encoding B12-binding domain-containing radical SAM protein — encoded protein: MNILLIYPDFPDKRISGEDILAPPMGLYYIGALLKERGHEVRVLNLNGEKPSREALKEKFRALRPDMMGFSVVHANRWGAIDAAALAREALPHVRIVFGGPGASFLWRFLLSRFSFIDFAVVGEGERAFSELVRRLQENRPESASDIPGVAGRRNGEIVYGGEAPFIDDLDSLPSPAAHFTFRHLALSRGCPENCAFCASPKLWRRKTRFHSAAYFVDMLKTLREKGETFFYVSDDNFTLKKNLAIEVCEKIVDQGLDISWAAISRADRVDGEILDWMKKAGCVQISYGIESGCDRIRKKLNKNLRKSHVEKAFAMTLERGIMARAYFIYGSPGESRASIEDSVDLMKKIKPLGMIAYMLALFPGTALYDDFARNIPDPDDMWMARAEDLLYFETDPGLSRESVVSFGKRLRSAFYENLPGFVRDVSLSKRLSPEARADFYSRLAMTFSHGDYSQIREIPQKQETARKLYEKALSLAPDHRACLGLGAMLQQKREFKGSIEALQKGAAHYPASEPIHLCLGISLMNEGRFHEAAACFEKFPHSPQAASYLEECRRAGGL
- a CDS encoding hypothetical protein (Evidence 5 : Unknown function), coding for MKKTTPGENRVQTVDRISKGGENMPLLLNATILTAAVSGAATYLIGRYRHKANKYFAYKRILENPRIKEGARFKGIYSEGAPEPLIPECILESFGYGEMLFRVVEKDHELHGAIITLTVLEFEKLHPFIIQRDA
- a CDS encoding conserved membrane hypothetical protein (Evidence 4 : Unknown function but conserved in other organisms); translated protein: MAFFRFILERGRIFTLLAVFLPLIAGTYAYKVMPKEGEPEISAPHAIIITPYPGASPAEVESLITNPMEEELSGLKNVDETRSSSGEGVSVVVVDFEVDADLEASLQRVREKVSDARKELPEDAEESTVEEINFSDLPIILVSIAGDMDPIRLRRLAMDAADELELAPGVLSADVAGGRTREIQIYLDPSRLERHGLDALDVFAAVKRADVNIPAGRLETPGRRFVLRTLTEIKHAADYGDIPVIRRGGRVVRVRDVGVVVDGHSEDVSYSRVDGESSVSLAVKKRAGANILETSENIRRKMSEIEKKFPSGVKAVVTAEQAKYIRQGFSAMSDSAVFGLIIVICVLYFAMGFRNSVITSLSIPLSLLLTFIFLNAMGMSNNNMVRFALVLCIGLLVDNAIIVVENIYHHYQTGKDKVTAVIEGASEIALPVISATLTTMAAFLPMLLMTGVTGEYMGFLPKTVSIALLASLAVALVANPLILARFMKRTEKKGRIADPEDDLRRLKRLYVRAVSFSLNHRFLLVGVTLLGLVWVGYMMASKKVEVEMFPEVDFDYIYITIETPAGTHVDITDSIARRVERIVAENAPEATQVVSTVGARGQSAYEINVGTGGESHWAEVTVELQDGKEFKRASHKEIQRRLRPFLDAIPGALIRFRPLQWGPPTPAPVVVNVIGPEIEVLRGAAARIKKILAGLPGAIDIRDDFSDAPPELNVRVDRAKAALLGISMETVAMSLRAAAAGLDVREIRDELDVSRTYDLRIRYAPEFRTGENMLENFRLRSDSGALVPLANIAEFERSAGISEIRHVDRRRVVRITAQNEGVSAVELAGKLKEKLKSLALPEAYTLTFGGHQKETEESFGSLKLAYMIAFILIFALLVTQFNSYLQPFAIMTALPLSVVGAVFGLWVTGNKFSIMSFVGLVGLTGIVVNDSIVLVDCVNRMRKTGLNIFDSIVAAGRQRLRPIISTTLSTIGGILTLTLIDELWAGLGVVIIFGLAFATVLTLIVVPVMYSIFEGLGYHIVSALKGRRWDSVPEGAGFFYTRGRNSKFWAMGILLIQVAFFIAGGAYFFPEFFSFVGGAVHRAPSFLKLGVEVVVFYIGALLRLGGILLILLAPGAAGLLYLMGRKAREGYYVDLLPSGLTLCLPAEKLFIPGDEIEKIKYSRFFCRIVIRAGRRNFKIRKVLPGRAAPGALSLRTWLMKPGPPKSEIQKGMDEMKTRLEGMVKARAGLS
- a CDS encoding putative Type II secretion system protein B (Evidence 3 : Putative function from multiple computational evidences), encoding MSSILKALKKVQNESPGHYEFRPWPRRDPAPETFWAKLKARLRPVFWVPAVLICLALGAGAVWLSRDPAPATPVSDAPAPLAPVGASPPGIAEAPRAAAEKSPEPRISSPRPGAFETQPAPRNPARRDPAQRIPMLNDPDITLQAIVWAGDPRDRVAVINGRFLGEGDMAGAFQVTGILRTEALLKGPDGRAFRLAYKSR
- a CDS encoding Enoyl-CoA hydratase, with product MRRLFFFTPAGPGAGPGAGRLCFAPPRVKAWLSQREREEKHKIGKEEDAMNVRVETKKDIWTVVIDRPEVKNAVDRPTAQALADAFREFEADDAFSVAVLCGEGDSFCAGADLKAVADMDEKRLHRLEPDGDGPLGPTRMTLKKPVIAAVSGYAVAGGLELALWCDMRVADETAVFGVFCRRFGVPLIDGGTIRLPRLIGMSRAMDMILTGRPVEAQEALEMGLANRVAPFGKAREAAEELAGQIAGFPQACMRNDRLSAMAQWSLSIDDALQNEFALGMESLGKGEALEGAGRFARGDGKHGKFA